The genomic region CAAACTCAAGGCCATGGTGAGCAACACTGCGACCGTGCTGCGTCGCGACCTGGCCGCAGATGCCGCGGAAGAAGCCCTCCAGTATTTCAACATACAACTCCACCCCAAGCCTGCCAGCCGAGTCGAGCTCCCGATCAAGAAACTGGTGCCGGGCGATGTGGTCATCCTCTCGGCCGGCGACATGATCCCGGCGGATTTGCGCGTACTCAATGCCAAGGATCTGTTCCTGAGTCAGGCAGCGATGACCGGCGAATCGCTGCCGGTAGAAAAGTTCGCCCACCATGGCAATCCCGCAATCACCAACCCATTAGACCTCGACAATATCCTGTTCATGGGTACCAACGTGGTCAGCGGCTCGGCCACGGCGATCGTGGTCGCTACCGGCAGTCACACTTATTTCGGCGCACTGGCGCAACGCATGACCGCCACTGACCGTGCACCCACCGCCTTCCAGGCCGGCGTCAATAAAGTCAGCTGGCTGCTCATCCGCTTCATGTTTGTGATGGTACCGCTGGTATTGCTGATCAATGGTTTCACCAAGGGTGACTGGGTCGAAGCATTCCTGTTTGCGATGTCGGTTGCGGTCGGATTGACGCCGGAAATGCTGCCGATGATCGTCACCTCGACACTGGCAAAAGGCGCCGTGGTACTGTCACGCAAGAAAGTGATCGTCAAGCGCCTCGACGCGATCCAGAATTTCGGCGCAATGAACGTGCTGTGCACCGACAAGACCGGTACACTGACGCAGGACAAGATTTTCCTGGCGCGCCATACCGACGTGTTCGGCGAAGTCTCCGATCAGGTGCTGGGCTATGCTTATCTCAACAGCTACTACCAGACCGGCCTGAAAAACCTGCTCGACGTCGCCGTGCTCGAGCATGCCGAGGTGCACCGCGACCTCAATGTCATGCAGCATTACCGCAAGGTGGACGAGATCCCGTTCGATTTCCAGCGGCGGCGCATGTCGGTCGTGGTGTCAGAACGCGATGACCACCATGAACTCATCTGCAAAGGCGCGGTCGAGGAGATCCTGAATGTATGCAACCGCGTCCAGCATGGCACGCAAATCGAACCGCTGACGCCGGCATTATTGCAGCAGGTCAATACATTGACCGCCGCGCTCAATGCCGAAGGCTTGCGCGTCGTGGCTGTGGCGATGAAGGAGACCCCACCGACCAAAGAGGTCTATAGCGTAGCAGACGAATCGGACCTGATACTGGTCGGCTATATCGCCTTTCTCGACCCGCCCAAGGAATCCACAGCCCCCGCCATTGCCGCCTTGCAGGCTCATGGCGTCACCATCAAGATCCTCACCGGCGATAACGAGCTGGTGACCGCCAAGATTTGTCATGAAGTGGGTCTGCCGATGCATGGCGTGCTGCTCGGCTCAGCCATCGAGGCACTGGATGATGTTGAACTGGCAGCTCTGGTAGAGCAATATAATGTTTTTGCCAAGCTCTCCCCCGCGCACAAGGAGCGCATCGTGCGCCTGCTCAAGACTAACGGCAATGTGGTCGGCTTCATGGGTGACGGCATCAACGATGCCCCCGCGCTGCGCGCTGCCGATATCGGCATCTCGGTCGATACCGCAGTGGATATCGCCAAGGAAGCGGCCGACATCATCCTGCTGGAAAAAAGTCTGATGGTGCTGGAAAAAGGCGTGGTCGAGGGCCGAAAAACCTTCGTCAACATGCTCAAATACATCAAGATGACCGCCAGCTCCAACTTCGGCAACGTATTCTCGGTACTGATTGCGAGTGCTTTCCTGCCGTTCCTGCCCATGCTGCCGCTGCATCTGCTGGTGCAGAACCTGCTCTACGACGTGTCGCAGATTGCAATCCCCTTCGACAATGTCGATGAAGAATTGCTGAAACAGCCGCAGCACTGGAAACCCGGCGACATCAGCCGCTTCATGATCTACTTCGGCCCGATCAGCTCGATATTCGATGTGAGCACCTTCGCCATCATGTGGTTCATATTCCATGCCGATAGTGTTGCCAGCCAGACGCTGTTCCAGTCCGGCTGGTTTGTGGAAGGACTGCTCTCGCAGACCCTCATCGTGCACATGATACGCACGCGCAAGCTGCCATTCTTGCACAGCCGTCCTGCCGGTTTACTGGTGTTCATGACCGCTAGCGTAATGCTGCTGGGAATATTCATCGTCATGGGGCCATTTGCGCATTACTTCAAGCTGCAGGCATTGCCGCCGGACTATTTCCCGTTCCTGCTTCTGGT from Sulfuriferula sp. AH1 harbors:
- the mgtA gene encoding magnesium-translocating P-type ATPase; amino-acid sequence: MNPLKKFVVRLTRPRAMSRHFRRLTILESITGTGVSKEVPPTLAQTLSAAATADTDILLRELGSHMEGLTANQADQVREHVGPNEIEHEKPPSGWYHLWHSYRNPFNLLLSLLALVSYLTHDMKATIVISSMVLLSTLLRFWQETKSNKAADKLKAMVSNTATVLRRDLAADAAEEALQYFNIQLHPKPASRVELPIKKLVPGDVVILSAGDMIPADLRVLNAKDLFLSQAAMTGESLPVEKFAHHGNPAITNPLDLDNILFMGTNVVSGSATAIVVATGSHTYFGALAQRMTATDRAPTAFQAGVNKVSWLLIRFMFVMVPLVLLINGFTKGDWVEAFLFAMSVAVGLTPEMLPMIVTSTLAKGAVVLSRKKVIVKRLDAIQNFGAMNVLCTDKTGTLTQDKIFLARHTDVFGEVSDQVLGYAYLNSYYQTGLKNLLDVAVLEHAEVHRDLNVMQHYRKVDEIPFDFQRRRMSVVVSERDDHHELICKGAVEEILNVCNRVQHGTQIEPLTPALLQQVNTLTAALNAEGLRVVAVAMKETPPTKEVYSVADESDLILVGYIAFLDPPKESTAPAIAALQAHGVTIKILTGDNELVTAKICHEVGLPMHGVLLGSAIEALDDVELAALVEQYNVFAKLSPAHKERIVRLLKTNGNVVGFMGDGINDAPALRAADIGISVDTAVDIAKEAADIILLEKSLMVLEKGVVEGRKTFVNMLKYIKMTASSNFGNVFSVLIASAFLPFLPMLPLHLLVQNLLYDVSQIAIPFDNVDEELLKQPQHWKPGDISRFMIYFGPISSIFDVSTFAIMWFIFHADSVASQTLFQSGWFVEGLLSQTLIVHMIRTRKLPFLHSRPAGLLVFMTASVMLLGIFIVMGPFAHYFKLQALPPDYFPFLLLVLIGYAVLAQLMKTHYARRFGWQ